The sequence below is a genomic window from Halostella salina.
ATCGCCGACCTCGCCGCACGCGCCGAGACCGCCGGCTTCGACGCCGTGCTGGCGAGCTGTCACTACAACAACCGCGACCCGTTCGTCGCGCTGTCGCGCATCGCCGCCGCCACCGATGACGTGGCGGTCGGCCCCGCCGCGTCGAACCCGTACGACACCCACCCCGTGAAGCTAGCGTCGGCGGTCGCGACCGTCGACGAGGTCAGCGGCGGGCGCGGCGTGTTCGGGATCGCGGCCGGCGACCGCTCGACGCTGTCGAACCTCGGCTACGAGCAGGACCGACCGCTCCGGCGCGTGCTGGAGTCGTTCAAGGTCGCCAAGCGGCTCTGGGACGGCGAGACGGTGAGCCACGACGGCACGTTCGAGGCGACCGACGCCGAACTGAACTACGACGCCGGCGAGGTCCCCGTCTACGTCGGCGCGCAGGGGCCGCACATGATCCGGATGAGCGCGAAACACGCCGACGGCGTGCTGCTGAACGCCTCGCACCCCGACGACTTCGCGTGGGCCGCCGACCGCGTCGCGGAGGGGCTGGACGAACGCCCCGACGACCGCGGCGAGTTCGATTTCACGGCGTACGCGAGCGTCAGCGTCGCCGAGAGCGAGGCGGCGGCGCGGGAGGCCGCAC
It includes:
- a CDS encoding 5,10-methylenetetrahydromethanopterin reductase; protein product: MNGIELTPEHDLNRIADLAARAETAGFDAVLASCHYNNRDPFVALSRIAAATDDVAVGPAASNPYDTHPVKLASAVATVDEVSGGRGVFGIAAGDRSTLSNLGYEQDRPLRRVLESFKVAKRLWDGETVSHDGTFEATDAELNYDAGEVPVYVGAQGPHMIRMSAKHADGVLLNASHPDDFAWAADRVAEGLDERPDDRGEFDFTAYASVSVAESEAAAREAARPPVAFIVGGAAPPVLERHGIDAELAGEIGEQIEAGEFREAFDAVTPAMIDAFSVAGTEQAVAEQLEAILAYADGIVAGAPLGPDLETAVSLAGAAIDRATRG